The window GGCGGCGGTCATTCTGGAAGCATTAACCCGCCACGGCGTCAGACATGTCTGCATTGCCCCTGGCTCGCGTTCCACACCGCTCACGCTGGCGGCGGCGGAGAACGCCGCATTTATTCACCACACCCATTTTGATGAGCGCGGGCTTGGGCATCTGGCGCTTGGGCTGGCGAAGGTAAGCAAACAGCCGGTTGCGGTGATTGTCACTTCCGGTACGGCGGTGGCGAACCTCTATCCGGCGCTGATTGAAGCCGGACTGACCGGTGAAAAACTGGTGTTACTGACCGCCGATCGTCCCCCGGAGCTGATTGACTGCGGAGCGAACCAGGCGATTCGCCAGACCGGTATGTTTGCCTCCCACCCTTCGCAAACTCTTTCGCTGCCGCGTCCGACGCAGGATATTCCGGCAAGCTGGCTGGTATCGACCATCGACAACGCGCTGGCGTCGCTGCATGCCGGGGCAGTACATATCAACTGCCCTTTTGCCGAACCGCTGTATGGCGATATGGACGACACCGGGCTGGCGTGGCAGCAGCGCCTCGGCGACTGGTGGCAGGATGACAAACCCTGGCTGCGAGAGGCGCGTCGGCTGGAGAGCGACAAGCAGCGCGACTGGTTCTTCTGGCGGCAAAAGCGCGGCGTGGTGGTTGCCGGGCGCATGAGCGCGGAAGAGGGGAAAAAGGTTGCACAGTGGGCGCAGACCCTCGGCTGGCCGCTGATTGGCGACGTACTGTCGCAAACCGGGCAACCGCTGCCCTGCGCCGACCTCTGGCTTGGCAACGCGAAGGCGGTGAGCGAACTGCAACAGGCGCAGATTGTCGTACAGCTTGGCAGCAGCCTGACCGGCAAGCGCTTACTGCAATGGCAGGCGACCTGCACGCCGGACGAGTACTGGATTGTCGATAATATCGAAGGCCGACTGGATCCGGCTCACCATCGCGGACGTCGGCTGGTCGCCAGCATCGGCGACTGGCTGGAACTGCATCCTGCGGAAAAACGTAAGCCCTGGTGCGTGGATATCCCGCGGCTGGCTGAGCAGGCCTGGCAGGCGGTGACGGCGCGCCGTGAGACGTTTGGCGAAGCGCAGCTGGCGCACCGGATCCGCGACTATCTGCCCGAACAGGGGCAGCTGTTCGTGGGCAACAGCCTGGTGGTGCGCCTGATTGACGCGCTATCGCAGCTTCCGGCCGGATATCCGGTGTACAGCAATCGCGGGGCGAGCGGGATTGACGGCTTATTGTCTACCGCCGCTGGCGTGCAGCGGGCGAGCGCGAAATCGACGCTGGCGATTGTCGGCGATCTGTCGGCGCTGTACGACCTGAACGCGCTGGCCCTGCTGCGGCAGGTATCCGCGCCGTTTGTGCTGATTGTGGTGAATAATAACGGCGGGCAGATTTTCTCGCTGCTGCCGACGCCAAAAAGCGAACGCGAACGTTTTTATCTGATGCCGCAAAACGTCCATTTCGCCCATGCCGCCGCGATGTTCGAGCTGAAGTATCACCGCCCGGAAAGCTGGGATGAGCTGGAGGCGGCGCTGAGCGGCGCGTGGCGAACGCCTGCGGCGACGGTCATTGAAGTGGTGGTGAATGACACGGATGGCGCGCATACCCTGCAACAGCTACTGGCGCAGGTAAGCCATCTATGATCCTGCACGCGCAGGCGAAACACGCCCAGCCAGGCGCCCCCTGGCTGGTTTTTTTGCATGGCTTTTCCGGCGACTGTCGGGAATGGCAGGCGGTCGGCGAGCGGCTGACGGGGTTTTCCCGTCTGTATGTCGACCTTCCCGGCCACGGGGGTTCCGCTGAGATTCGGGTAAGCGGATTTGCGCAGGTGGTTGAATTGCTGTGCAGGACTTTAATTAGTTACAACATACTTAACTACTGGCTGGTGGGTTACTCTCTCGGCGGCAGGGTGGCGATGGTGGCGGCCTGCCAGGGGATGCCCGGCCTTTGCGGCCTGGTGGTGGAAGGCGGGCATCCGGGGCTGCAAAGCGACGCCGAACGCGAGGCGCGACAGCGCTCCGATGGCCGCTGGGCGCAGCGCTTTCGCCAGCAGGCGCTGCCCGAGGTGTTCCGCGACTGGTATCAGCAGCCGGTGTTCGCTTCGCTCAGCGCGCCGCAACGCGCGGCGCTGGTGGCCCTGCGCAGCCAGAATAACGGCGAAACGCTGGCGGCGATGCTCGAAGCCACTTCGCTTGCGCTTCAGCCTGATTTACGCGCGGCGCTCAACGCCCGCGCTTTTCCGTTTTATTATTTATGTGGTGAACGCGACAGCAAATTTCTCGCCCTGGCGGCGGAATTAGCGGCGACCCGCCATGTGATTCGTAATGCCGGACATAACGCGCATCGGGAAAATCCCGCAGGCGTGGTGGATTGTCTGGCGCAGATTCTGCGTCTCTGACTATAGGACACACTATGATCTATCCTGATGAAACAATGCTTTACGCACCGGTTGAATGGCACGACTGCTCCGAAGGCTATACGGACATTCGCTATGAGAAATCCACCGATGGTATTGCAAAAATCACCATTAACCGTCCGCAGGTGCGCAACGCTTTCCGTCCTTTGACCGTCAAAGAGATGATTCAGGCGCTGGCGGATGCCCGCTATGACGATAATGTCGGCGTGATTATCCTGACCGGCGAAGGCGAAAAAGCCTTCTGCGCCGGCGGCGACCAGAAGGTACGCGGCGACTACGGCGGCTATCAGGACGATTCCGGCGTGCATCACCTCAACGTGCTGGATTTCCAGCGCCAGATCCGTACCTGCCCGAAACCGGTGGTGGCGATGGTTGCCGGTTACTCCATCGGCGGCGGTCACGTGCTGCATATGATGTGCGACCTGACTATCGCGGCGGAAAACGCTATTTTCGGTCAGACCGGCCCGAAAGTCGGCTCTTTCGACGGCGGCTGGGGCGCATCTTATATGGCGCGTATCGTCGGGCAGAAGAAAGCGCGTGAAATCTGGTTCCTGTGCCGTCAGTACGACGCGCAGCAGGCGCTGGATATGGGGCTGGTCAACACAGTGGTGCCGCTGGCCGATCTGGAAAAAGAGACCGTCCGCTGGTGCCGTGAAATGCTGCAAAACAGCCCGATGGCGCTGCGCTGCCTGAAAGCGGCGTTAAACGCCGACTGTGACGGTCAGGCCGGGCTGCAGGAGCTGGCCGGTAACGCCACCATGCTGTTCTACATGACGGAAGAAGGACAGGAGGGCCGCAACGCTTTTAACCAGAAACGTCAGCCTGACTTCAGCAAATTTAAACGGAATCCGTAATGCGTAGCGCGCAGGTATACCGCTGGCAGATCCCCATGGACGCGGGGGTGGTTCTGCGCGAACGGCGGTTAAAAACCCGCGACGGGCTGTATGTCCGTCTGCGCGACGGTGAACGCGAAGGGTGGGGAGAGATCTCCCCGCTGCCCGGCTTCAGCCATGAAACGGTTGACGAGGCGCAGGCCGCGCTGCTGGCCTGGGTTGATGGCTGGCTACAGGGGCGCGATACGCTGGCGGAAATGCCGTCGGTGGCCTTTGGCGCCAGCTGCGCGTTAGCGGAACTGGCCGGGGTACTGCCGGAGGTGGCGGACTATCGCGCCGCGCCGCTGTGTACCGGCGACCCGGACGATCTGGTGCTGCAACTGGCCGATATGCCGGATGAAAAGGTGGCAAAGGTGAAGGTCGGCCTGTATGAAGCGGTACGCGACGGCATGGTGGTTAACCTGCTGCTGGAGGCGATACCGGAACTGCGTCTGCGGCTGGACGCCAACCGCGCCTGGACGCCGCTGAAAGCGCAGCAGTTCGCGAAGTACGTTAATCCCGACTACCGTGCCCGTATCGCGTTTCTGGAAGAACCGTGTAAAACCCGCGAGGACTCCCGCGCTTTTGCCCGTGAAACCGGCATCGCCATCGCCTGGGACGAAAGTCTGCGCGAAACCGACTTCGCCTTTGTGGCGGAAGAGGGCGTCAGCGCGGTGGTGATCAAACCGACGTTGACCGGCTCGCTGGACAAGGTGCGCCAGCAGGTTGAGAGCGCATATGCGCTGGGACTGACGGCGGTGATCAGTTCGTCCATTGAGTCGAGTCTGGGTCTGACCCAACTGGCGCGGATTGCCGCGTGGCTGACTCCGCAGACGATTCCGGGGCTGGATACCCTGAGTCTGATGCAGGCGCAGCAGATCCGCCGCTGGCCGGGCAGCGCGCTGCCGTGCGTTGATGTTGATGCGCTGGAACGGCTGCGATGATCTTTCCTGACTGGCCGTGGCGTTACTGGCGGCAGGTAAGAGGCGATGCGCCAGCCCTGCGTCTCAATGATGAGTCACTTAGCTGGCAAACGCTCTGTCAGCGTATTGACGCGCTGGCGAGCGGTTTTGCCGCGCAGGGCGTCAGCGAAGGCAGCGGCGTGATGCTGCGCGCGTGGAATCATCCGCAAACGCTGCTGGTCTGGCTGGCGTTATTACAGTGCGGGGCCAGGATCCTGCCGATTAATCCGCAGCTCCCGCGGTTGCTATTGGCGACGCTGTTACCGGATTTAACCCTGCAGTTTGCCCTGGATATGGCAGGCGGCGATGCCTTTCCTCTACTGACAACGCTGACGATGCGCGAGCAGGCCGGTGAGCATAGCGCGGGCTGGCTGCCGCAGCGTCTGAGTTCAATGACGTTAACCTCTGGTTCAACCGGACTGCCGAAGGCCGCGGTGCATACCTGTCAGGCGCATCTCGCCAGCGCCGAAGGCGTTCTGTCGCTGATGCCTTTTACCTGCGACGATGACTGGCTGCTCTCCCTGCCGCTGTTCCACGTCTCCGGACAGGGGATTCTGTGGCGCTGGCTCTTTGCCGGCGCACGGATGACCGTACGCGAGAAACAGCCGCTGGAGCAGATGCTGGCCGGATGCACGCACGCGTCGCTGGTGCCGACCCAGCTGTGGCGCCTGCTGGCTAATCCGGCCTCCGTTTCCCTGAAGGCGGTGCTGCTTGGCGGCGCGGCGATTCCGGTGGCGCTGACGGAACAGGCGCGCTCGCTGGGCATTCGCTGCTGGTGCGGCTATGGCCTGACGGAATTTGCCTCCACCGTGTGTGCGAAAGAGGCAGACGGGCTGGCGGACGTCGGCGCGCCCTTACCGGGGCGCGAAGTCAAAATCGTTGCTGATGAGGTCTGGCTGCGCGCCGCCAGCATGGCGGCAGGCTACTGGCGAAACGGCAGGCTGATGCCGCTGGTCAATGATGAGGGCTGGTTCGCCACCCGCGATCGCGGCGTGTTGCGCGACGGGAAACTGAGCATTATCGGACGTCTGGATAACCTTTTCTTTAGCGGGGGGGAGGGCATTCAGCCGGAGGAGGTGGAGCGGGTGATCGCGACACATCCGCAGGTGCAGCAGGTGTTTATCGTGCCCGTAGAGGACGCGGAATTCGGTCACCGCCCCGTGGCGGTGGTGGAATATACCCGCAGGGAGGAGGCGGACGATCTCAGCGAATGGGTGCGGGATAAACTGGCGCGTTTTCAGCAGCCAGTGCGCTGGCTGGCGTTGCCTGCTGAACTGAAAAACGGCGGCATCAAAATTTCCCGCCGGGCGCTTATCGACTGGGTGCAGCGGGTTTCTCCGGCGCGCTAAACGTTCAGGGGAGAATTATTTCTCCCCCTTTAGCCGCTAATAATTAACTCCATTAATACTTAAATTCATTATTTAATTAATTCCATACAGTACGTCCTTCAGCCATATTACAGGTCTAATATTAATATAACCTTAAGAAATTTCGCGGTGATAAAAATAAACTTTTCAGCCTAATTATTCTTTGCTTTTGCCTTTATTTTAGGGCATTTTGCTATTCCGTCATGTCTGCTGAGATATCGAATGTATATCGTTCGACAGCGTTATTCGCCGCTTTCGCTGGAGTTTATTGTATTGGCCTTTTCCCGCTCTCTTGCCCGCTTCCGTAAATATATCGTTATTCTTGCGGCAAGCCTGATTACTCTGACGGGCGTAAGCTGTCAGGTCGCCTGGAGCAGTAACGGCTTACCCCGCATTGATATCCGCACGCTCGCCGCGCTGTCTGCCCGACATCCCGTTATCGTTTTATTTCGGCATGCGGAACGCTGCGATCGTTCCGATGGGCCATGCCTGGCGGATAAAACCGGTATTACCGAATACGGCGCGCATGAGGCGCGCAAACGTGGGGAGATGTTCGGTATGCAGATTAAGAATTACGCCTTATATGCCAGCCCTGCTGTACGCACTATCCAGTCGGCGACGTGGTTTTCTGCGGGTAAAAAATTGACCGTTGATAACGCCATGCGCGACTGTGGCCGGGGAACAAAAAGCGCGATCTCGCGCCTCGTAGCAAAGGCGCCAGGAGAAAATGTGGTGGTATTTACGCATAATCATTGTCTGACGTGGCTGGCGAAAAACATGCGTGGCGTCAAATACGATCCCGGTTATCTGGATGCATTAGTGATGCATGCCGACCAGGACAAACTCTATTTAGATGGCCAGCTGGTAACGCACTATTAAGACAGCCGCGTTGGCTGTCATGCCCGCTAAAGTAACCCCTTCAGGCTCAACGTTTTTCGCGTCGCAACGTTCAAATCATATTTCGGCAAATCTTCCGCTCTGACCCAGGCAAACGCCTGAAACTCTTCATTGATATGCACTTCACGATTGGCGGCAATACAGTCGAAAATCAGGTAGATCATATAGATCTCTTCCTGACTACCGTCCGGGTAGATTTTGGTGCGAATATCATCGCCGAAGGTCCAGGGTTTGATATCTGTCAGAATTAACTCATCGCCCAGTTCTTCACGAATTTCACGACGCAGGGCGTCTTCAATAAGCTCTCCCGGCTCGACGCCGCCGCCCGACAGCGCCCATTGTCCCGGGAAAACGCCGCGGTCGTCGGCCATCTGACACAGCAGATAACTTCCATTATTCTGAATTAAGGGGCAAACAATAGTCCTTTGACGCACGATAATGTTCCTTGATGCAGAGGTATAGTAGCCATTCAAAAAGTGTTGTCAGGCAACACAACAAAAAAGGAATAATTTCCGTTCAACAGCGGAAATTAATGTAAGGAAGATTGATAAATAAAAAATTGATCCCAGGCAAGACCCTAATGGCTAAACGCATTTCGCTACGCTTTTCCCCCGGCGCAGGGGTATTATTTAGTTACAAAACCCGCGCGTATCGCTTTTTTCGCGCCTTGATTCCTGCGCTTATGCCAGTACAATCCGGCAGTTTTGGGGCGATTTGCATATTTGCTTGCTGGAAAGGGTAAAAAATGAAAAAAATTCTGTTATCAGGCGTGGCTGGATTGCTGTTTGTCTCTGCGACCGTGAATGCGATAAGCATCAGCGGCCAGGCGGGCGAAGAGTATACGAACGTTGGCGTTGGATTTGGCACTGAATCTTCCGGCCTGGCGCTGAGCGGTAACTGGATGCACAACGATGACGACGGCGATGCCGCGGGGCTGGGACTGGGGCTGAATCTTCCGGTCGGCCCGCTGCTGGCGACGGTCGGCGGCAAAGGGATTTACACCAATCCGCAGGATGGCGATGAAGGCTATGCGGCAGCGGTCGGCGGCGGCCTGCAGTGGCCGATTGGCGACAGCTTCCGCCTGTTTGGCGAGTACTATTACTCGCCTGACTCGCTGTCCAGCGGCATCGACAGCTATGAAGAAGCCAACGCCGGCGCGCGTCTGACGCTACTGCGTCCGCTGAGCATTGAGGCGGGCTACCGCTATCTGAACCTGGCGGGTAAAGACGGCAACCGCGATAACGCGATTGCCGACGGCCCGTACATTGGGGTTAACGCCAGCTTCTGATCCCTCCGGCGCGATGTTCCGTCGCGCCGTTTCCGTTCTGTTTTTCCTGCCACACCGCTTTCTCCTTTGCGTTATAGTGTTTACATCACAAATGCGGGAGTACACGATGTTAAAAGTGGAAATGTTATCCACCGGGGATGAGGTGTTGCATGGGCAAATCGTCGACACTAACGCCGCCTGGCTGGCCGATTTTTTCTTTAATCAGGGTTTACCGTTAACGCGCCGGAATACGGTGGGGGATAACCTCGACGATCTGGTGGCCGTTTTGCGCGAGCGCAGCCAGCAGGCTGACGTACTGATTGTCAACGGCGGGCTGGGGCCGACCAGCGACGACCTGAGCGCGCTGGCCGCAGCGACGGCGAAAGGGGAAGGACTGGTGCTGCATGAGCCGTGGCTGGCTGAGATGGAGCGGTTTTTCCGCGAGCGTGGCCGGGTGATGGCTCCCAGCAACCGTAAACAGGCGGAACTGCCGGCCAGCGCTGAGTTTATCAATAACCCCGTCGGCACCGCCTGTGGGTTTGCGGTGCAGCTTAACCGCTGTCTGATGTTCTTTACCCCCGGCGTGCCGTCAGAATTTAAGGTGATGGTTGAGCATGAAATTCTGCCGCGGCTGCGCGAGCGGTTTTCGCTGACCGAGGCGCCGCTTTGCCTGCGGCTGACCACTTTTGGCCGTTCGGAAAGCGATCTGGC is drawn from Citrobacter rodentium NBRC 105723 = DSM 16636 and contains these coding sequences:
- the nudI gene encoding nucleoside triphosphatase NudI, translated to MRQRTIVCPLIQNNGSYLLCQMADDRGVFPGQWALSGGGVEPGELIEDALRREIREELGDELILTDIKPWTFGDDIRTKIYPDGSQEEIYMIYLIFDCIAANREVHINEEFQAFAWVRAEDLPKYDLNVATRKTLSLKGLL
- the menC gene encoding o-succinylbenzoate synthase, whose amino-acid sequence is MRSAQVYRWQIPMDAGVVLRERRLKTRDGLYVRLRDGEREGWGEISPLPGFSHETVDEAQAALLAWVDGWLQGRDTLAEMPSVAFGASCALAELAGVLPEVADYRAAPLCTGDPDDLVLQLADMPDEKVAKVKVGLYEAVRDGMVVNLLLEAIPELRLRLDANRAWTPLKAQQFAKYVNPDYRARIAFLEEPCKTREDSRAFARETGIAIAWDESLRETDFAFVAEEGVSAVVIKPTLTGSLDKVRQQVESAYALGLTAVISSSIESSLGLTQLARIAAWLTPQTIPGLDTLSLMQAQQIRRWPGSALPCVDVDALERLR
- the menH gene encoding 2-succinyl-6-hydroxy-2,4-cyclohexadiene-1-carboxylate synthase; protein product: MILHAQAKHAQPGAPWLVFLHGFSGDCREWQAVGERLTGFSRLYVDLPGHGGSAEIRVSGFAQVVELLCRTLISYNILNYWLVGYSLGGRVAMVAACQGMPGLCGLVVEGGHPGLQSDAEREARQRSDGRWAQRFRQQALPEVFRDWYQQPVFASLSAPQRAALVALRSQNNGETLAAMLEATSLALQPDLRAALNARAFPFYYLCGERDSKFLALAAELAATRHVIRNAGHNAHRENPAGVVDCLAQILRL
- a CDS encoding histidine phosphatase family protein, whose protein sequence is MYIVRQRYSPLSLEFIVLAFSRSLARFRKYIVILAASLITLTGVSCQVAWSSNGLPRIDIRTLAALSARHPVIVLFRHAERCDRSDGPCLADKTGITEYGAHEARKRGEMFGMQIKNYALYASPAVRTIQSATWFSAGKKLTVDNAMRDCGRGTKSAISRLVAKAPGENVVVFTHNHCLTWLAKNMRGVKYDPGYLDALVMHADQDKLYLDGQLVTHY
- the menD gene encoding 2-succinyl-5-enolpyruvyl-6-hydroxy-3-cyclohexene-1-carboxylic-acid synthase, giving the protein MSVSAFNRRWAAVILEALTRHGVRHVCIAPGSRSTPLTLAAAENAAFIHHTHFDERGLGHLALGLAKVSKQPVAVIVTSGTAVANLYPALIEAGLTGEKLVLLTADRPPELIDCGANQAIRQTGMFASHPSQTLSLPRPTQDIPASWLVSTIDNALASLHAGAVHINCPFAEPLYGDMDDTGLAWQQRLGDWWQDDKPWLREARRLESDKQRDWFFWRQKRGVVVAGRMSAEEGKKVAQWAQTLGWPLIGDVLSQTGQPLPCADLWLGNAKAVSELQQAQIVVQLGSSLTGKRLLQWQATCTPDEYWIVDNIEGRLDPAHHRGRRLVASIGDWLELHPAEKRKPWCVDIPRLAEQAWQAVTARRETFGEAQLAHRIRDYLPEQGQLFVGNSLVVRLIDALSQLPAGYPVYSNRGASGIDGLLSTAAGVQRASAKSTLAIVGDLSALYDLNALALLRQVSAPFVLIVVNNNGGQIFSLLPTPKSERERFYLMPQNVHFAHAAAMFELKYHRPESWDELEAALSGAWRTPAATVIEVVVNDTDGAHTLQQLLAQVSHL
- the menB gene encoding 1,4-dihydroxy-2-naphthoyl-CoA synthase → MIYPDETMLYAPVEWHDCSEGYTDIRYEKSTDGIAKITINRPQVRNAFRPLTVKEMIQALADARYDDNVGVIILTGEGEKAFCAGGDQKVRGDYGGYQDDSGVHHLNVLDFQRQIRTCPKPVVAMVAGYSIGGGHVLHMMCDLTIAAENAIFGQTGPKVGSFDGGWGASYMARIVGQKKAREIWFLCRQYDAQQALDMGLVNTVVPLADLEKETVRWCREMLQNSPMALRCLKAALNADCDGQAGLQELAGNATMLFYMTEEGQEGRNAFNQKRQPDFSKFKRNP
- a CDS encoding YfaZ family protein encodes the protein MKKILLSGVAGLLFVSATVNAISISGQAGEEYTNVGVGFGTESSGLALSGNWMHNDDDGDAAGLGLGLNLPVGPLLATVGGKGIYTNPQDGDEGYAAAVGGGLQWPIGDSFRLFGEYYYSPDSLSSGIDSYEEANAGARLTLLRPLSIEAGYRYLNLAGKDGNRDNAIADGPYIGVNASF
- the menE gene encoding o-succinylbenzoate--CoA ligase; translated protein: MIFPDWPWRYWRQVRGDAPALRLNDESLSWQTLCQRIDALASGFAAQGVSEGSGVMLRAWNHPQTLLVWLALLQCGARILPINPQLPRLLLATLLPDLTLQFALDMAGGDAFPLLTTLTMREQAGEHSAGWLPQRLSSMTLTSGSTGLPKAAVHTCQAHLASAEGVLSLMPFTCDDDWLLSLPLFHVSGQGILWRWLFAGARMTVREKQPLEQMLAGCTHASLVPTQLWRLLANPASVSLKAVLLGGAAIPVALTEQARSLGIRCWCGYGLTEFASTVCAKEADGLADVGAPLPGREVKIVADEVWLRAASMAAGYWRNGRLMPLVNDEGWFATRDRGVLRDGKLSIIGRLDNLFFSGGEGIQPEEVERVIATHPQVQQVFIVPVEDAEFGHRPVAVVEYTRREEADDLSEWVRDKLARFQQPVRWLALPAELKNGGIKISRRALIDWVQRVSPAR